A single Anabas testudineus chromosome 10, fAnaTes1.2, whole genome shotgun sequence DNA region contains:
- the clk4a gene encoding dual specificity protein kinase CLK4 isoform X2: MRHSKRMRSPGVWLDEYSWEERMECRKRKKRDSHSSERENKSRRTQRQHKMHYLETRSLNQRLDSREGHTRDRSLDMTCEDDSHDGTCKDRDRDWHHYSKSSGRSGRSGRSGRSRRSSRRHGDRKRRRSHSRHRSSSRRSHQRRSRKRSRSVEDDGEGHLIYHSGDMLRARYEIVCTLGEGAFGKVVECIDHANDGARVALKIIKNIDRYREAAMSEVQVLEQLNSLDSDRRYACVHMLDWFDYHGHICIAFELLGLSTYDFLKENNFQPFPIEHIRHMAYQIIRAVRFLHKNKLTHTDLKPENILFIDSEYDLEYNPEMKQDERTLRNPDVKIVDFGNATYEHEHHTSVVSTRHYRAPEVILDLGWDHSCDVWSIGCILIEYYLGTTLFQTHDSKEHLAMMERVLGPIPTNLLEKTKKRRYVHRCKLDWDAHSSAGRYVKKHCKPLKHYIVSKNGDHLQLFDLIEKMMEYNPAKRLSLEQALRHPFFSCYYKSSRSRSSSSNGSKKD, translated from the exons gCACTATCTGGAGACCCGCAGTTTGAACCAGAGGCTGGACTCAAGGGAAGGACACACCCGGGATCGCAGTTTGGACATGACCTGTGAGGATGACAGTCATGACGGCACCTGCAAGGACAGAGACCGTGACTGGCACCATTACAGCAAGTCATCAGGGCGTAGCGGGCGCAGTGGTCGGAGTGGTCGCAGTCGACGAAGCAGTCGCAGGCACGGAGACAGAAAGCGCAGGCGTAGCCACTCGCGCCACAGGTCCTCATCG AGGAGGAGCCATCAGCGCAGGAGCAGGAAAAGATCCAGGAGTGTTGAGGATGATGGCGAGGGTCACCTCATCTATCACAGTGGAGACATGCTGAGAGCGAGAT ATGAGATTGTGTGTACTCTAGGAGAGGGTGCCTTTGGGAAGGTTGTCGAATGCATTGATCACGCTAA TGATGGAGCTCGAGTGGCTCTGAAGATCATAAAAAACATAGATCGCTACCGTGAGGCAGCTATGTCTGAGGTACAGGTGCTTGAACAGTTGAATTCCCTCGACTCAGACAGACGATA TGCTTGTGTACACATGCTGGACTGGTTTGACTACCATGGCCATATTTGTATCGCTTTTGAGCTGCTTGGCCTCAGCACCTATGATTTCCTTAAGGAGAACAACTTCCAGCCTTTTCCCATTGAACACATCAGGCACATGGCTTACCAGATCATCCGAGCTGTGAGAT TCCTGCATAAGAACAAACTGACTCACACAGACCTGAAGCCTGAGAATATCCTCTTCATTGATTCGGAGTATGATTTGGAGTACAACCCTGAAATG AAACAGGATGAACGAACATTAAGGAATCCAGATGTGAAAATTGTGGACTTCGGTAACGCCACATATGAACACGAGCACCACACCTCTGTTGTGTCGACACGTCATTACCGTGCTCCTGAAGTAATTTTAG ATCTGGGCTGGGACCATTCCTGTGATGTCTGGAGTATAGGCTGTATACTCATCGAGTACTACCTTGGCACCACACTCTTCCAG ACCCATGACAGCAAAGAGCATCTTGCTATGATGGAGAGAGTCCTGGGTCCCATCCCCACAAACCTCCTAGAGAAAACCAA GAAACGAAGGTATGTTCACCGGTGCAAGCTGGACTGGGATGCGCACAGCTCAGCTGGGAGATATGTCAAGAAACACTGCAAACCCCTCAAG catTACATAGTGTCGAAGAACGGCGACCACCTACAGCTCTTTGACCTGATAGAGAAGATGATGGAGTATAACCCTGCCAAGCGCCTCAGTCTGGAGCAAGCCCTTCGACACCCGTTCTTCTCTTGCTACTATaagagcagcagaagcagaagcagtAGCAGTAATGGCAGCAAAAAAGACTGA